A single Pantoea rwandensis DNA region contains:
- the atpF gene encoding F0F1 ATP synthase subunit B produces MNINATILGQAIAFILFVAFCMKYVWPPIMAAIEKRQKEIADGLASAERAKKDLDLAQANATDQLKKAKEDAQVIIEQANKRRAQILDEAKTEAETERNRIVAQAQAEIEAERSRAREELRKQVALLALAGAEKIIERSVDEAANSDIVDKLVAEL; encoded by the coding sequence GTGAACATTAATGCAACAATCCTCGGCCAGGCCATCGCGTTCATTCTGTTTGTCGCGTTCTGCATGAAGTATGTATGGCCGCCGATCATGGCTGCCATCGAAAAGCGCCAGAAAGAAATTGCTGATGGCCTTGCTTCTGCTGAGCGCGCGAAGAAAGATTTAGATCTCGCGCAGGCCAATGCGACCGACCAGCTGAAAAAAGCGAAAGAAGACGCTCAGGTCATTATCGAGCAGGCGAACAAACGCCGTGCACAGATTCTGGACGAAGCGAAAACCGAAGCTGAGACTGAACGTAACCGCATCGTGGCACAAGCGCAGGCAGAAATCGAAGCCGAGCGTTCACGTGCCCGTGAAGAGCTGCGTAAGCAAGTCGCGTTGCTGGCATTAGCTGGCGCCGAGAAAATCATCGAACGTTCCGTGGATGAAGCTGCTAACAGCGACATCGTTGATAAACTGGTCGCTGAACTGTAA
- the atpE gene encoding F0F1 ATP synthase subunit C, with protein sequence MENLNMDLLYMAAAVMMGLAAIGAAIGIGILGGKFLEGAARQPDLIPLLRTQFFVVMGLVDAIPMIAVGLGLYVMFAVA encoded by the coding sequence ATGGAAAACCTGAATATGGATCTGCTGTACATGGCTGCCGCTGTGATGATGGGCCTGGCGGCAATCGGTGCTGCGATCGGTATCGGCATCCTCGGAGGCAAATTCCTGGAAGGCGCTGCGCGTCAACCGGATCTGATTCCTCTGCTGCGTACGCAGTTCTTTGTTGTAATGGGTCTGGTGGATGCAATCCCAATGATCGCTGTAGGTCTGGGTCTCTACGTGATGTTTGCGGTCGCCTAA
- the atpB gene encoding F0F1 ATP synthase subunit A: protein MAAGEISTPQEYIGHHLNNLQLDLRTFELVNPHDAPATFWVLNIDSMFFSVVLGLLFLVLFRKVAKSATSGVPGKLQAAIELVVGFVDNNVRDMYHGKSKLIAPLALTIFVWVFLMNFMDLLPIDLLPFIGEHYLGLPALRVVPSADVNITLSMALGVFILILFYSIKMKGIGGFTKELTLQPFNHPIFIPINLILEGVSLLSKPVSLGLRLFGNMYAGELIFILIAGLLPWWSQWLLNVPWAIFHILIISLQAFIFMVLTIVYLSMASEEH from the coding sequence ATGGCTGCTGGAGAAATCTCTACTCCGCAAGAATACATAGGTCACCACCTGAATAACCTTCAGCTGGACCTGCGTACTTTCGAGTTGGTGAATCCGCACGACGCTCCTGCGACGTTCTGGGTATTAAATATCGATTCCATGTTTTTCTCTGTGGTACTGGGACTGCTTTTCCTGGTGTTGTTCCGTAAAGTGGCAAAAAGCGCCACCAGCGGTGTGCCAGGGAAACTTCAAGCGGCTATCGAACTGGTTGTCGGTTTCGTTGATAACAACGTTCGCGACATGTACCACGGTAAAAGCAAACTTATCGCCCCGCTGGCTCTGACAATTTTTGTCTGGGTCTTCCTGATGAACTTCATGGATCTGCTGCCTATCGATTTGCTGCCGTTTATCGGTGAGCACTATCTTGGCCTGCCAGCGCTGCGCGTTGTGCCGTCTGCAGATGTGAACATCACGCTGTCTATGGCGTTGGGCGTCTTTATTTTGATTCTGTTCTACAGCATCAAAATGAAAGGCATTGGCGGCTTCACCAAAGAACTGACGCTGCAGCCTTTTAATCACCCGATCTTCATCCCAATCAACCTGATTCTTGAAGGTGTTAGCCTGCTGTCTAAACCGGTTTCACTCGGTCTGCGACTGTTCGGCAACATGTATGCGGGTGAACTGATCTTTATCCTGATTGCCGGCTTGCTGCCGTGGTGGTCGCAGTGGTTGTTGAATGTGCCATGGGCCATTTTCCACATCCTGATCATTTCGCTGCAGGCTTTCATTTTCATGGTCCTCACGATTGTCTATCTGTCGATGGCATCTGAAGAACATTGA
- the atpI gene encoding F0F1 ATP synthase subunit I, translating to MSVSLYSVKLARTVLVIQLVTFVIIGALFTLKDVIWGASAIAGGAAAWLPNVLFMFLAWRLQDQTPAKGRVAWSFALGEVLKVFTTVILLMVALGVFGAVFWPLAITWLSVLVVQIVAPAVINNKG from the coding sequence ATGTCAGTGTCTCTTTACAGTGTGAAATTAGCCCGGACCGTGCTGGTGATCCAGCTGGTGACGTTTGTCATCATCGGTGCACTCTTTACTCTGAAAGATGTTATCTGGGGCGCCTCCGCCATCGCGGGTGGAGCGGCAGCCTGGCTGCCGAATGTGTTGTTTATGTTTTTAGCCTGGCGCCTGCAGGATCAAACGCCTGCCAAAGGTCGTGTGGCCTGGAGCTTCGCCCTCGGTGAAGTGTTGAAGGTCTTCACGACAGTCATTCTTCTCATGGTGGCGTTGGGTGTGTTTGGAGCGGTCTTCTGGCCACTCGCAATCACTTGGTTATCGGTGCTGGTGGTGCAGATCGTCGCGCCGGCTGTAATTAACAACAAAGGGTAA